The following are encoded in a window of Oligoflexus sp. genomic DNA:
- a CDS encoding matrixin family metalloprotease has protein sequence MVLILLFTLLMTTDASAFVLLSGPKEARLDVSEENPRITFELSMDPPSIEKKEEFMDGAYADLSDSDFWLMLVQLAMQPWNNVADSYIELDVTFSDQATLNSEDRVFSIVTGKTNLSSAAFAAPAVENKSIVDCDINVSDRGSSAKSLAFTLMHEIGHCLGLGHNHSDYSAVMGYARTDRTLTLGLDDEAGVVYLYPLSTVSKPRELAGCGIITGTNQPQPWLPLLLLAPICLPLIRQTREKFKARA, from the coding sequence ATGGTTTTAATACTCCTCTTCACTCTCCTCATGACAACAGATGCCTCAGCCTTTGTGCTTCTCTCCGGCCCCAAGGAAGCTCGCCTCGACGTCAGTGAAGAAAACCCGCGCATCACTTTTGAATTAAGCATGGACCCACCATCCATCGAGAAAAAAGAAGAATTCATGGACGGCGCCTATGCCGACCTCAGCGATTCGGACTTCTGGCTCATGCTCGTGCAACTCGCCATGCAGCCCTGGAATAACGTCGCCGATTCCTACATCGAACTCGACGTCACCTTCTCTGATCAGGCCACTCTCAACAGCGAAGACCGCGTCTTCTCCATCGTCACCGGCAAAACCAATCTCAGTTCCGCAGCCTTCGCCGCCCCCGCTGTCGAAAACAAAAGCATCGTCGACTGCGACATCAACGTCTCGGACCGCGGCAGCTCCGCCAAGTCTCTGGCCTTCACCCTTATGCATGAAATCGGTCACTGCCTCGGACTCGGCCACAATCACAGCGACTACTCAGCCGTAATGGGCTATGCCCGCACCGACCGCACTCTGACCCTCGGCCTTGATGACGAGGCCGGCGTAGTCTACCTCTACCCCCTCTCCACCGTCTCTAAACCGCGTGAACTCGCAGGTTGCGGCATCATCACCGGCACAAACCAGCCCCAACCCTGGCTCCCTCTCCTCCTCCTCGCGCCCATTTGTCTGCCTCTAATCCGACAAACCCGCGAAAAATTCAAAGCCAGGGCTTGA